One window from the genome of Breoghania sp. L-A4 encodes:
- a CDS encoding response regulator, producing MTSTSNLIYIVDDDPAVRDALSIIFDMEDFAVESFDNGDAFLNAATQKEPACVILDVHMPGRSGIDILKSLNADEYAAPIFIISGQGDIPMAVNSIKQGAFDFIEKPFDADTVVQRVREAIEATERRKEVQSGLGAFPGHETLTPREREVLEQITGGASNKEAGRTLGISPRTIEVHRARIMEKLGARNAADLVRIVLTGEKSD from the coding sequence ATGACCAGCACTTCCAACCTCATTTATATTGTCGATGACGATCCCGCGGTGCGGGATGCCCTTTCCATCATATTCGACATGGAGGATTTCGCCGTTGAATCCTTTGACAACGGTGATGCATTCCTAAATGCCGCGACGCAAAAGGAGCCGGCCTGTGTCATTCTTGACGTCCACATGCCGGGCCGCTCCGGCATCGACATTCTCAAGTCCCTGAACGCCGATGAATACGCCGCGCCGATATTCATCATTTCCGGACAGGGCGATATCCCGATGGCGGTGAACTCGATCAAGCAGGGTGCATTCGATTTCATCGAAAAGCCCTTTGACGCGGATACCGTTGTGCAGCGGGTGCGTGAGGCCATTGAAGCGACCGAGCGGCGCAAGGAAGTTCAGAGCGGACTTGGAGCTTTCCCTGGCCACGAGACACTGACCCCGCGCGAGCGCGAGGTGCTGGAGCAGATCACCGGCGGGGCGTCCAACAAGGAAGCCGGGCGCACGCTGGGTATCAGCCCGCGCACGATTGAGGTTCACCGCGCGCGTATCATGGAAAAGCTTGGTGCCCGCAATGCGGCCGATCTGGTTCGCATCGTGCTCACCGGCGAAAAGTCCGACTGA
- a CDS encoding AbrB family transcriptional regulator: MAKRFGRAAPEQIQDISVPDLFRDRNRRPIRIRAKAEALRPPSESARSGPALVRICGMGRVDSAFWVLLMAFERPSVLFLSRIALTLAIGCAGGYMFLLVGMPAAWLSGSMVAVSIATLSGAPTVLPSGLRNALFVVLGLSMGTGVRPDVVDRISHWPLSLLLLLVLIASIAAATFVFLRFVARWNEQTAFFAAIPGALSYVLALAAQSSADLRLVAVSQTTRLFFLVAILPPLISNGAAGREAGSRSPVRCNWVC; encoded by the coding sequence TTGGCCAAGCGTTTCGGACGCGCCGCTCCTGAGCAGATCCAGGATATCTCTGTCCCGGACCTTTTCCGGGACAGGAACCGACGACCGATCCGGATTCGTGCGAAAGCCGAAGCGTTGCGGCCGCCGTCGGAATCTGCAAGGAGCGGACCTGCTCTGGTGCGTATTTGCGGCATGGGCCGGGTCGATTCCGCATTCTGGGTACTGCTCATGGCTTTCGAACGCCCATCGGTTCTCTTTCTCAGTCGCATCGCTCTGACACTGGCGATCGGCTGCGCCGGGGGCTACATGTTTCTGCTCGTCGGCATGCCGGCGGCCTGGCTCTCGGGTTCGATGGTCGCCGTATCCATTGCGACGCTCTCCGGTGCGCCGACGGTGCTGCCCAGTGGCCTGCGCAATGCGCTCTTTGTGGTGCTCGGTCTGTCGATGGGGACCGGCGTGCGGCCCGACGTGGTGGATCGGATCTCGCACTGGCCGCTGTCGTTGCTCCTGCTGCTGGTGCTGATCGCGTCGATCGCCGCGGCAACCTTCGTCTTCCTTCGGTTTGTCGCCAGATGGAACGAACAGACGGCGTTTTTCGCCGCCATCCCCGGCGCCCTGTCCTATGTGCTGGCGCTTGCGGCGCAAAGCTCGGCCGATTTACGTCTGGTGGCGGTGTCGCAGACCACTCGACTGTTTTTCCTGGTGGCGATCCTGCCGCCGCTGATCAGCAACGGCGCGGCGGGGCGGGAAGCCGGTTCGCGCAGTCCGGTCCGCTGCAATTGGGTGTGTTGA
- a CDS encoding helix-turn-helix domain-containing protein has product MAYMERTAATGLNEGHPVSDVDRIWAEHIGSTKVKRQHLRPHQVVFYESDPAERMYELVSGTIMLYKLLPDGRRQVVEIISQGDLFGLQYGKYYDCTAESLTDAEIRILDRRDIDTSLGLQQHVGRCLIAKMESMHEHAMLLGRKSAMERVASFLMRMVPNRGMQDCPGPEGDSDEKMIELTMTRQEIADYLGLTIETVSRAISELKRRGLVKIEKQDRILITRVCGMCQITGMH; this is encoded by the coding sequence ATGGCTTACATGGAACGCACGGCGGCCACTGGTTTGAACGAGGGCCATCCCGTTTCGGATGTCGACCGGATCTGGGCCGAGCATATCGGCAGCACAAAGGTCAAGCGGCAGCATCTGCGGCCGCATCAGGTGGTGTTCTACGAGAGCGATCCCGCGGAGCGGATGTACGAACTCGTCAGCGGTACCATCATGCTCTACAAGCTGCTGCCCGACGGACGGCGGCAAGTGGTTGAAATTATCAGCCAGGGCGATCTCTTCGGCCTTCAGTACGGAAAATACTACGACTGCACGGCGGAATCGCTCACCGACGCGGAAATCCGTATTCTGGACCGGCGCGATATCGACACCTCGCTCGGCCTGCAGCAGCACGTCGGACGCTGCCTGATCGCCAAGATGGAATCGATGCACGAGCACGCCATGCTGCTCGGGCGCAAATCGGCCATGGAGCGGGTCGCGAGCTTCCTGATGCGCATGGTGCCCAATCGTGGCATGCAGGACTGCCCGGGTCCCGAGGGTGACAGCGACGAGAAGATGATCGAGCTGACGATGACGCGTCAGGAGATCGCTGATTATCTGGGTCTCACGATCGAGACGGTCAGCCGCGCGATATCCGAACTCAAGCGTCGCGGCCTGGTGAAGATCGAGAAGCAGGACCGCATCCTGATCACACGCGTTTGCGGCATGTGCCAGATCACGGGCATGCACTGA
- the hemN gene encoding oxygen-independent coproporphyrinogen III oxidase, whose translation MTDIQTRYAERNVPRYTSYPTAPHFNAGVTGTRYAGWLQTLPETDLSLYLHVPFCREICHYCGCHTKASRKDAPIEAYARTLVAEIKLIGAALNATGGRSRPVTHIHWGGGTPSLLPRDSFLAVMQALREAFDIAPECEHAIELDPRYVTRDLAATLASIGVNRASLGVQDFDPGVQRAIGRIQPLEIVSAAVAALRGVGIDAINFDLMYGLPGQTRDAITATARQTLELAPTRVALFGYAHVPWMKKNQRLIDEAALPDASGRRALADAARAVLLDGGFEAIGLDHFARPEDAMAQAHRSGTLKRNFQGYTCDTAESIIGLGVSSIGRLPQGYVQNAPDVSSWHRMVEDGIAPVARGIALDDDDRARAAIIEAVMTDYSADFAAIGARYGFAKQHFDDAVERLREMQDDGLVTLSDEGQLEVTPAGRAYVRVVAAAFDAYLEENRARHSVAV comes from the coding sequence ATGACCGACATTCAGACGCGCTACGCGGAGCGCAATGTACCGCGCTACACATCCTATCCGACCGCCCCGCATTTCAACGCGGGCGTCACCGGCACGCGCTACGCGGGCTGGCTGCAGACATTGCCGGAGACGGACCTGTCGCTGTATCTGCACGTGCCGTTCTGCCGCGAGATCTGCCACTATTGCGGCTGTCACACCAAGGCCAGCCGCAAGGATGCGCCGATCGAGGCCTATGCGCGGACGCTTGTCGCGGAAATCAAGCTGATTGGCGCGGCGCTCAACGCGACCGGTGGCCGGTCCCGTCCGGTGACCCATATCCATTGGGGCGGCGGCACGCCAAGCCTGCTGCCGCGGGACTCCTTTCTCGCCGTCATGCAGGCGCTGCGCGAGGCGTTCGACATCGCGCCTGAGTGCGAACACGCCATCGAGCTTGACCCGAGATATGTCACGCGGGACCTCGCCGCGACCCTCGCGTCGATCGGCGTCAACCGCGCCAGCCTCGGCGTCCAGGACTTCGATCCCGGCGTGCAGCGCGCCATCGGCCGAATTCAGCCGCTGGAAATTGTAAGCGCGGCGGTCGCGGCACTGCGCGGCGTCGGCATCGACGCAATCAACTTCGATCTCATGTATGGCCTGCCCGGCCAGACGCGCGATGCGATTACCGCGACCGCCCGGCAGACACTGGAGCTTGCCCCCACGCGCGTCGCGTTATTCGGCTATGCGCATGTGCCGTGGATGAAGAAGAATCAGCGCTTGATTGACGAGGCAGCCTTGCCCGATGCGTCCGGGCGGCGCGCGCTGGCGGATGCCGCGCGCGCGGTCCTTCTCGACGGGGGCTTTGAGGCAATCGGCCTTGATCACTTCGCACGGCCCGAGGATGCCATGGCGCAGGCCCACCGGTCGGGAACCCTGAAGCGCAACTTTCAAGGATACACCTGCGATACCGCCGAAAGCATCATCGGCCTGGGCGTCTCCTCAATCGGCCGTCTGCCTCAGGGCTACGTTCAGAACGCGCCGGATGTCTCGTCGTGGCACAGGATGGTTGAGGACGGCATTGCGCCTGTGGCCCGCGGAATCGCGCTCGACGACGACGACCGCGCGCGGGCCGCGATCATCGAGGCGGTGATGACCGACTACAGCGCCGACTTCGCCGCCATCGGCGCGCGCTACGGCTTCGCCAAACAGCACTTCGACGACGCGGTCGAGCGATTGCGCGAGATGCAGGACGATGGCCTGGTGACGCTCAGCGACGAAGGGCAGCTCGAGGTGACACCCGCGGGCCGCGCGTACGTGCGGGTGGTGGCTGCGGCGTTCGACGCCTACCTGGAGGAAAACCGGGCACGTCACTCTGTCGCCGTATGA
- a CDS encoding PAS domain S-box protein, producing the protein MRSDLSDNLVQAPTVSDARLSSVLDTAVDGIVVIDDAARILVFSAACERLFGYTSAEVVGRNVKIIMPEDYARDHDSFVKHYLGTGEARIIGIGREVRARNKSGKEFPVELSVGEAITPEGRQFVGILRDLRPRKIQEDRLNRMQSQLVHFARMNAMDEMGAAIAHELNQPLTAVMLYLQAVNRKTETNDGRIDDKIREILDKTIREARRAGQIIQRMRQFVEKREAERRSVDVPSLIDEALELVLLGQYTLSVRVIRDDEDDLPDVDVDPVQVQQILVNLMRNALEVIKGSDDGWIRIATRRSGDFIVVEVLDSGPGIPAAQLRNLFRAFSSTKKKGLGLGLAISKSIAQSHGGDLTVDAGGDGRGAAFTLRLPLVCKDVAP; encoded by the coding sequence ATGCGCAGCGACCTGAGCGACAATCTGGTACAGGCACCGACCGTGTCGGATGCGCGGCTGTCCAGCGTTCTCGACACGGCTGTGGACGGCATCGTTGTCATTGACGACGCGGCGCGGATTCTGGTGTTCAGCGCGGCCTGCGAACGTCTCTTCGGCTACACGAGCGCCGAGGTCGTTGGCCGCAACGTCAAGATCATCATGCCGGAAGACTATGCGCGCGATCACGACAGTTTTGTAAAACACTATTTGGGGACCGGCGAGGCCCGCATCATTGGAATCGGCCGCGAGGTGCGCGCCCGAAATAAGAGCGGCAAGGAATTCCCTGTCGAGCTTTCCGTGGGTGAGGCAATCACGCCGGAGGGGCGGCAGTTCGTCGGCATTCTCCGCGATCTCAGGCCGCGAAAGATCCAGGAAGACCGGCTGAACCGGATGCAGTCGCAACTGGTGCATTTCGCGCGCATGAATGCGATGGACGAAATGGGTGCGGCCATCGCGCATGAATTGAACCAGCCGCTGACCGCCGTGATGTTGTACCTGCAGGCGGTCAACCGGAAGACCGAGACCAACGACGGACGGATCGATGACAAGATTCGCGAGATTCTCGACAAGACGATCCGCGAGGCTAGGCGTGCGGGCCAGATCATCCAGCGCATGCGCCAATTTGTCGAAAAGCGGGAAGCGGAACGCAGAAGCGTTGATGTCCCTTCCCTGATCGACGAGGCGCTCGAACTGGTGCTGCTCGGCCAGTACACCTTGAGCGTGCGAGTCATTCGCGACGATGAGGACGACCTTCCCGACGTCGACGTGGATCCGGTGCAGGTGCAGCAGATTCTCGTCAACCTGATGCGCAATGCTCTGGAAGTGATCAAGGGAAGCGACGACGGATGGATTCGCATTGCGACCCGCCGGTCCGGCGACTTCATCGTTGTCGAGGTTCTCGACTCAGGCCCGGGTATTCCGGCTGCGCAACTGCGCAACCTGTTCCGGGCATTTTCGAGCACGAAGAAGAAGGGGTTGGGCCTCGGTTTGGCGATTTCCAAGTCGATTGCCCAAAGCCATGGCGGAGACCTGACGGTTGATGCGGGCGGAGATGGCCGCGGTGCGGCTTTCACGTTACGGTTGCCGCTTGTGTGCAAGGACGTTGCGCCATGA
- a CDS encoding AbrB family transcriptional regulator: protein MIATLVACAAAGWLAERFAVPAGWLTGSFFLSSLLNGTGFVELTIPDVAVAPAYIGLGAMIGTRFGGASLRLFVSALWASVGAFAVGISVSAAFSALIASLTDIPFGQALLAYAPGGLEAMTLLAFLLGLDPAYVATHQLVRYMVMVFALPVAVRLVLGRDWRAPRAD from the coding sequence TTGATCGCGACGCTTGTGGCCTGCGCCGCGGCTGGCTGGCTGGCGGAGCGCTTCGCGGTGCCGGCCGGCTGGCTGACGGGCTCTTTCTTCCTCTCCTCGCTGCTCAACGGCACCGGATTCGTCGAACTGACCATTCCCGATGTGGCCGTGGCCCCGGCTTACATTGGTCTGGGCGCCATGATCGGCACGCGCTTTGGCGGGGCCAGCCTGCGCTTGTTTGTCAGCGCGTTGTGGGCGTCCGTCGGTGCGTTCGCGGTGGGAATTTCCGTGTCGGCGGCATTTTCCGCATTGATCGCCTCGCTGACCGACATCCCGTTCGGCCAGGCGTTGCTGGCCTATGCGCCGGGCGGGCTCGAAGCGATGACGCTGCTGGCCTTCCTGCTGGGTCTCGACCCCGCCTATGTCGCCACCCACCAGCTCGTGCGGTACATGGTGATGGTGTTTGCATTGCCTGTGGCGGTTCGTCTCGTCCTGGGCCGGGATTGGCGCGCGCCCCGCGCCGATTGA
- a CDS encoding response regulator codes for MVIHILEDEPTVSEALVLLLEQYGHEVAPHLSAEGFFAAMPPSTDDLVIVDLNLPGISGVQVIRWLMALSAPPVWW; via the coding sequence GTGGTCATACACATTCTGGAAGATGAGCCGACCGTCTCCGAGGCATTGGTTCTGCTTCTCGAGCAATACGGTCACGAGGTGGCGCCCCATCTCAGTGCCGAAGGCTTTTTTGCCGCCATGCCGCCGTCGACCGATGACCTGGTCATCGTGGATCTGAATTTGCCGGGAATTTCCGGTGTGCAGGTCATCCGGTGGCTCATGGCGTTGAGCGCCCCGCCCGTGTGGTGGTGA
- a CDS encoding NahK/ErcS family hybrid sensor histidine kinase/response regulator, with protein sequence MLQGWVVAVSALVYIGLLFAVASYGDRAARTGRPGRGRAMIYALSLAIYCTSWTFFGSVGLAAQDGFEFLTIYIGPALLFAAGFPIIRRIIRLAKAERITSVADFIAARYGKSQTVAAVVTIIAVIGSIPYIALQLKAVSLSASTLLAPMGPEAGLHSNWLIGDIALLVTIGMAIFAVLFGTRHIDATEHQEGLMLAIAAESIVKLVAFLAVGTYVTFGLFDGPSDLLRAARAMPEVTEVFSRELNGGTWMVLTMLSMFAAILLPRQFHVAVTENNDQKELRLAVWLFPLYLVLINLFVIPIAAAGMLRFGSAVDADIFVLALPMTADEPLITMVAFIGGLSAATAMVIVASVALAIMISNDLVMPLVLRRRFDDVKELKDMGRFLLYVRRTAIFTTLLLGYAYYRAAGDSAALASIGLLSFAAIAQLAPAFFGGLIWRQATARGAIAGMVSGFLVWFYTLLLPTFAASGILPATLLSEGPFGYAMLRPQALFELTADPFINGVFLSLSINLIAYIIGSLSRLPEPTERLQANVFLPSDFSPSPSLRLWRTSVTNDDLRSTVARYLGEERTNRSFDSFCREHDINIDPNAPAEAQVLRFSEQLLASAIGAASSRLVLSLLAKRRDPASKGAMKLLDDATTAIQYNRDLLQTALDQVRQGISVFDKDLRLICWNRQFRSLLGLPPEYGQVGTPLDAILRYQAERGEFGLSSVQAQVSERLDALAVRMETFQERIASTDMVLEVRTNPMPGGGIVTTYTDITDRVLGEQALARANETLERRVRERTEELTRVNQELIRAKATADDANLGKTRFLAAAGHDILQPLNAARLYASSLVERFESGRDYELVRNVESSLESVEEIIGAVLDISRLDAGNMQPELSAFRLDEILNQLRMEFEPVAQEKNLKLTIMETSLAVRSDRRLLRRLLQNLVSNAIKYTGSGRVLVGCRRRHGRISVEVFDTGIGIPVSKRKAIFMEFHRLDDGARVARGLGLGLSIVDRISRVLEHPVQITSQVGDGSRFSVEIPLAAAQPEKKKKQAPPVSQRNLDGMLVLVIDNEPNILSGMDALLAGWNCRVQTALDPSQGALQIQDLGETPDILLVDYHLDNCSGIDAVAELRGLFGTDIAAILITADRTPAVRKEASAHGIHILNKPVKPAALRAHLIRVRNLQRQVERPAAE encoded by the coding sequence ATGCTTCAAGGCTGGGTCGTCGCCGTTTCGGCGCTCGTCTATATCGGACTGCTATTCGCCGTCGCCAGCTACGGCGACCGGGCGGCGCGCACCGGACGTCCCGGTCGCGGCCGGGCGATGATCTACGCCCTTTCGCTGGCCATTTACTGCACCTCGTGGACGTTCTTCGGTTCGGTGGGATTGGCCGCCCAAGACGGGTTCGAGTTCCTGACCATCTACATCGGGCCCGCGCTGCTTTTCGCCGCCGGGTTCCCAATCATCCGGCGGATCATCCGGCTGGCCAAGGCCGAGCGCATCACCTCGGTCGCCGACTTCATCGCCGCGCGCTATGGCAAGAGCCAAACGGTGGCCGCCGTTGTCACGATCATCGCGGTGATCGGCTCAATTCCGTATATCGCTCTGCAACTCAAGGCCGTATCGCTCTCCGCCTCCACCCTGCTGGCGCCGATGGGACCGGAAGCCGGGCTGCATTCCAACTGGCTCATCGGTGACATCGCCCTGCTGGTGACAATTGGCATGGCGATCTTCGCGGTGCTGTTCGGCACGCGCCACATCGACGCCACCGAGCATCAGGAAGGGCTGATGCTGGCGATCGCGGCAGAATCGATCGTCAAGCTCGTCGCGTTTCTCGCCGTCGGTACCTATGTCACCTTCGGCCTCTTCGACGGGCCGTCCGACCTGCTGCGCGCGGCGCGCGCCATGCCGGAAGTCACAGAGGTCTTTTCGCGCGAGCTCAACGGCGGCACCTGGATGGTGCTCACCATGCTGTCGATGTTCGCGGCGATCCTGCTGCCCCGGCAGTTCCATGTCGCGGTTACCGAGAACAACGACCAGAAGGAACTGCGCCTGGCGGTCTGGCTGTTTCCGCTCTACCTGGTGCTGATCAACCTGTTCGTCATTCCGATCGCCGCCGCCGGCATGTTGCGGTTCGGCAGCGCGGTGGACGCCGACATCTTCGTGCTGGCGCTGCCGATGACGGCCGACGAGCCGCTGATCACGATGGTCGCCTTCATCGGCGGACTGTCTGCGGCAACGGCCATGGTCATCGTTGCCAGCGTGGCACTGGCGATCATGATTTCCAACGACCTCGTAATGCCCCTGGTGCTTCGCCGTCGCTTCGATGACGTGAAGGAGCTCAAGGACATGGGGCGCTTCCTGCTCTATGTCCGGCGCACCGCGATCTTCACCACCTTGCTGCTGGGATATGCTTATTATCGCGCCGCGGGCGACAGCGCGGCGCTGGCCTCCATCGGGCTGTTGTCGTTTGCCGCGATCGCCCAGCTCGCGCCGGCGTTCTTCGGCGGGCTGATCTGGCGGCAGGCCACGGCCCGCGGCGCCATCGCCGGCATGGTCTCGGGCTTCCTGGTGTGGTTCTACACATTGCTTCTGCCGACCTTCGCCGCATCCGGCATCCTTCCGGCGACGCTGCTCTCCGAAGGGCCCTTCGGTTATGCGATGCTGCGGCCACAGGCGCTGTTCGAACTGACCGCCGATCCTTTCATCAACGGCGTCTTCCTGAGCCTGTCGATCAATCTCATCGCTTATATTATCGGATCCCTGAGCCGATTGCCGGAGCCAACCGAACGCTTGCAGGCAAACGTGTTCCTGCCCAGCGACTTCTCGCCCAGCCCATCGCTTCGGTTGTGGCGCACCTCGGTAACGAACGACGATCTGCGCAGCACCGTGGCACGCTATCTCGGCGAGGAACGCACCAATCGCTCGTTCGACAGTTTCTGTCGCGAACACGACATCAACATCGATCCGAACGCCCCCGCGGAAGCGCAGGTGCTGCGTTTTTCGGAGCAGTTGCTCGCCAGTGCCATCGGCGCCGCCTCCTCGCGACTGGTGCTGTCGCTGCTAGCCAAGCGCCGCGACCCCGCGTCCAAGGGTGCGATGAAGCTGCTGGACGACGCCACGACGGCCATCCAGTACAACCGCGATCTGCTGCAGACCGCGCTCGACCAGGTGCGCCAGGGCATTTCCGTGTTCGACAAGGACCTGCGGCTGATCTGCTGGAACCGGCAGTTCAGGTCTCTGCTCGGGCTGCCGCCGGAATACGGACAGGTCGGCACGCCGCTGGATGCGATCCTGCGCTATCAGGCGGAGCGCGGCGAATTCGGTCTCTCGTCGGTTCAAGCCCAGGTTTCGGAACGCCTCGACGCCCTGGCCGTGCGGATGGAAACATTCCAGGAGCGGATCGCCTCGACCGACATGGTGCTTGAGGTGCGCACCAATCCGATGCCCGGCGGCGGTATCGTGACGACCTACACCGACATCACCGACCGGGTTCTGGGCGAGCAGGCGCTGGCACGCGCCAACGAGACCCTGGAGCGCCGCGTGCGCGAGCGCACCGAGGAACTGACCCGGGTGAACCAGGAACTGATCCGCGCCAAGGCGACCGCGGACGACGCCAATCTGGGCAAGACACGCTTCCTGGCTGCCGCCGGACACGACATCCTGCAACCACTCAACGCCGCGCGCCTTTACGCCTCAAGCCTCGTCGAGCGCTTTGAATCGGGCCGCGACTACGAATTGGTGCGCAATGTGGAATCCTCGCTTGAGTCGGTCGAAGAGATCATCGGCGCGGTGCTCGATATCTCGCGGCTCGACGCGGGCAACATGCAGCCCGAGCTGTCCGCCTTCCGGCTCGACGAGATCCTCAATCAGTTGCGCATGGAGTTCGAACCGGTCGCCCAGGAGAAGAACCTGAAGCTGACCATCATGGAGACTTCGCTGGCGGTACGCTCGGACCGCCGGCTGCTCCGGCGGCTGCTGCAAAACCTTGTCTCCAACGCCATCAAGTACACGGGCTCCGGCCGGGTCCTGGTCGGATGCCGGCGGAGGCACGGGCGCATCAGTGTCGAGGTGTTCGACACCGGGATCGGCATTCCCGTCTCCAAGCGCAAGGCGATCTTCATGGAATTCCATCGTCTCGACGACGGCGCCCGGGTGGCCCGGGGACTGGGGCTCGGGCTGTCGATTGTCGACCGCATCAGCCGTGTGCTGGAGCATCCCGTGCAGATCACCTCGCAGGTGGGCGACGGCTCGCGATTCTCCGTGGAAATTCCGCTCGCCGCGGCGCAACCGGAGAAGAAAAAGAAACAGGCCCCGCCTGTCAGCCAACGCAACCTTGACGGCATGCTGGTGCTGGTGATCGACAATGAGCCCAACATCCTGTCGGGAATGGATGCGTTGCTCGCGGGCTGGAACTGCCGCGTCCAGACCGCGCTCGATCCGAGCCAGGGCGCTCTTCAAATCCAGGATCTCGGCGAGACCCCGGACATCCTGCTGGTCGACTACCATCTGGACAATTGCAGCGGCATTGACGCTGTGGCGGAACTGCGCGGGCTGTTCGGCACGGACATTGCCGCCATCCTGATCACCGCGGACCGAACCCCCGCGGTGCGCAAGGAGGCTTCCGCGCACGGCATTCATATTCTCAACAAGCCGGTCAAACCCGCCGCACTGCGTGCGCACCTGATCCGGGTGCGCAACCTTCAACGCCAGGTAGAACGGCCTGCGGCGGAATAG
- the ccoN gene encoding cytochrome-c oxidase, cbb3-type subunit I: protein MAGRTQARYLTMEQAGFAFFLVILAFACVIIAGKTYDQVMAFHTAFGALCAAAGAFMIFKVYFETDGAQAPQEIDGKPNYNMGPVKFASVAAVFWGIAGFTVGLLIALQLAYPVLNFDLPWTSFGRLRPLHTSAVIFAFGGNVLIATSFYVVQRTCRARMPGQISPWFVVLGYNAFIVIAGTGYLLGATQSKEYAEPEWYADLWLTIVWVAYLLVFMGTLWKRREPHIYVANWFYLAFIVTIAMLHVVNNATIPVSVFGTKSYIVWSGVQDALVQWWYGHNAVGFFLTAGFLAIMYYFVPKRANRPVYSYRLSIVHFWALIFLYIWAGPHHLHYTALPQWASTLGMTFSIILWMPSWGGMINGLMTLSGAWDKLRTDPVLRMMVVSIAFYGMSTFEGPLMSVRAVNGLSHYTDWTIGHVHSGALGWVGYISFGALYCLIPWLWNRKEVYSLRLVNWHFWVSTIGIVFYISSMWVSGILQGLMWRAYDALGFLEYSFVETVAAMHWFYVLRAFGGFLFLFGALIMAYNLWMTVYYGEADEVEAGHVALAPAE from the coding sequence ATGGCTGGACGGACTCAAGCACGATATCTGACGATGGAGCAGGCAGGGTTTGCCTTCTTCCTTGTCATCCTGGCGTTTGCCTGCGTGATCATCGCAGGCAAGACCTATGATCAGGTGATGGCGTTTCACACCGCATTCGGCGCGCTATGCGCCGCTGCAGGCGCCTTCATGATCTTCAAGGTTTACTTCGAGACTGACGGCGCGCAGGCGCCGCAGGAAATCGACGGCAAGCCCAATTACAACATGGGTCCGGTGAAATTCGCCTCCGTCGCGGCCGTATTCTGGGGCATCGCCGGTTTCACGGTCGGACTGCTGATCGCCCTGCAACTGGCGTATCCGGTGCTCAACTTCGACCTGCCCTGGACCAGCTTCGGCCGTTTGCGCCCGTTGCACACCTCCGCGGTGATCTTCGCCTTTGGCGGCAACGTGCTGATTGCGACGTCATTCTACGTCGTGCAGCGCACGTGCCGCGCGCGCATGCCGGGCCAGATTTCGCCCTGGTTCGTGGTGCTCGGCTACAACGCCTTCATCGTGATTGCCGGCACCGGTTACCTGCTGGGTGCAACCCAGTCCAAAGAATATGCCGAGCCGGAATGGTACGCCGATCTGTGGCTCACCATTGTCTGGGTCGCCTATCTGCTGGTCTTCATGGGAACCCTGTGGAAACGCCGCGAGCCGCACATTTATGTCGCCAACTGGTTCTACCTGGCCTTTATCGTGACCATCGCCATGCTGCATGTGGTCAACAATGCGACGATTCCGGTCTCGGTGTTCGGCACCAAGTCCTACATCGTCTGGTCGGGCGTTCAGGACGCGCTGGTGCAGTGGTGGTACGGCCACAACGCGGTGGGCTTCTTCCTGACCGCGGGCTTCCTGGCCATCATGTACTACTTCGTGCCCAAGCGGGCGAACCGGCCGGTGTATTCCTACCGCCTGTCGATCGTGCACTTCTGGGCTCTGATCTTCCTCTACATCTGGGCTGGACCGCACCACCTGCACTACACGGCTCTGCCGCAATGGGCCTCGACCCTGGGCATGACCTTCTCGATCATCCTGTGGATGCCCTCATGGGGCGGCATGATCAACGGCCTGATGACGCTTTCGGGCGCATGGGACAAGCTGCGCACCGATCCGGTGCTCCGCATGATGGTCGTCTCCATCGCGTTTTACGGCATGTCGACCTTTGAAGGCCCGCTGATGTCCGTCCGCGCGGTCAACGGTCTCAGCCACTATACCGACTGGACCATCGGCCACGTGCATTCGGGCGCGCTGGGCTGGGTCGGCTACATCTCCTTCGGCGCTCTCTATTGCCTCATTCCGTGGCTGTGGAACCGCAAGGAGGTCTATTCGCTCAGGCTGGTGAACTGGCACTTCTGGGTCTCCACCATCGGCATCGTCTTCTATATTTCGTCGATGTGGGTCTCCGGCATCCTGCAGGGTCTGATGTGGCGTGCCTACGACGCTCTCGGCTTCCTGGAGTACTCCTTCGTGGAGACGGTTGCCGCGATGCATTGGTTCTACGTTCTGCGGGCTTTCGGAGGGTTCCTGTTCCTCTTCGGCGCGCTGATCATGGCCTATAATCTCTGGATGACTGTCTACTATGGCGAGGCCGATGAGGTCGAAGCCGGACATGTCGCCCTGGCGCCAGCTGAGTAA